The following are encoded together in the Cyanobacterium aponinum PCC 10605 genome:
- the pheS gene encoding phenylalanine--tRNA ligase subunit alpha → MITDIESRLKTLAQEAQEAIASSESLSQLEELRVSYLGKKGQLSLILKEMGKLSAEERPRIGAIANEIKTTIQDNLSNKQQNLQQAEIEKQILAETLDVTMPGVSYPLGKSHPLQSTIDRILDIFVGLGYTVAEGPQIESDYYNFTALNTPEDHPARDMQDTFYFEDGSLLRTHTSSVQIRYMEKNEPPIRIIAPGRVYRRDTVDATHSAVFHQIEILAVGKGLTFTDLKGTIKEFLRQMFGDDLPTVFRASYFPFTEPSAEVDVQWQGKWLEVLGCGMVDPNVLKAVGYDPEIYTGFAAGLGVERFAMILHKIDDIRRLYNSDLRFLQQF, encoded by the coding sequence ATGATAACGGATATAGAATCTCGACTTAAAACTCTTGCCCAAGAAGCCCAAGAGGCGATCGCATCTTCCGAGAGTTTATCACAACTAGAAGAATTAAGAGTTAGTTATTTAGGTAAAAAAGGTCAATTATCCCTCATTTTAAAAGAAATGGGTAAACTATCCGCCGAAGAAAGACCCCGTATCGGTGCGATCGCAAATGAAATCAAAACTACTATTCAAGATAACTTAAGCAATAAACAACAAAATTTACAACAAGCAGAAATCGAAAAGCAAATTTTAGCAGAAACCCTCGATGTCACCATGCCGGGGGTGAGCTATCCCTTGGGTAAATCTCATCCCTTACAAAGTACTATTGATCGCATCTTAGATATATTTGTCGGCTTAGGATATACAGTTGCCGAAGGACCACAAATCGAGAGCGACTACTATAATTTTACCGCCTTAAATACCCCTGAAGATCATCCAGCTAGGGACATGCAAGATACCTTCTATTTTGAAGATGGTAGCCTTCTGCGCACTCACACATCATCCGTACAAATTCGTTACATGGAAAAAAATGAGCCCCCCATTAGGATTATCGCACCGGGTAGAGTTTACCGACGAGATACCGTTGATGCCACCCACTCCGCCGTATTCCACCAAATCGAGATACTAGCCGTGGGGAAAGGGTTAACCTTCACCGACTTAAAAGGTACAATCAAAGAGTTTCTCAGACAGATGTTTGGAGACGATTTACCCACTGTTTTCCGTGCCAGTTACTTCCCTTTCACCGAGCCTTCAGCAGAAGTTGACGTACAATGGCAAGGTAAATGGTTAGAAGTACTCGGATGCGGTATGGTTGATCCAAATGTACTCAAAGCAGTAGGTTATGACCCAGAAATTTACACAGGATTCGCCGCAGGGTTAGGAGTTGAGCGCTTTGCTATGATTTTACACAAAATCGATGATATTCGCCGTTTATATAATAGCGATCTCCGTTTTCTGCAACAATTCTAA
- a CDS encoding response regulator transcription factor, with protein sequence MTWQILVADDDLIIRNLLKECLELQNYSVILAGNGQEAISLAKIYHPHLLISDIIMPLKNGFELVKELRDIKEFELLPVIFLTNKDGIQDRVNGYQAGCDIYLEKPFNPPELIAIIKHLFTRHNVQLSQTKSDVKLDISLTNRERQVLRLLIKGFSNLRIGEELYLSSKTVEKYVSNLLRKTGSTNRTELASFACKNKII encoded by the coding sequence ATGACATGGCAAATTTTGGTAGCTGATGATGACTTAATTATTAGAAATTTACTTAAAGAATGTTTAGAATTACAAAATTATTCAGTAATTCTAGCGGGTAATGGGCAGGAAGCGATTTCTTTAGCAAAAATTTATCATCCTCATTTATTAATCTCTGATATAATTATGCCTTTGAAAAATGGTTTTGAGCTAGTAAAAGAATTAAGAGATATAAAAGAATTTGAATTATTACCTGTTATTTTTTTAACCAATAAAGACGGTATTCAAGATAGGGTAAATGGTTATCAGGCAGGATGTGATATTTATTTAGAAAAACCCTTTAACCCACCAGAATTAATTGCTATTATTAAGCATTTATTTACTCGTCATAATGTTCAATTAAGTCAAACGAAGTCCGATGTAAAATTAGATATTTCGTTAACAAATAGGGAAAGACAAGTGTTAAGGCTCTTGATTAAAGGATTTTCTAACTTAAGAATAGGAGAGGAATTATATTTAAGCTCAAAAACAGTAGAAAAATATGTGAGTAACTTGTTAAGAAAAACAGGCTCAACTAATCGTACTGAATTAGCTAGTTTTGCTTGTAAGAATAAAATAATTTGA
- a CDS encoding glycosyltransferase family 2 protein: MFFSVVIPTYNRLPILQKCLRALENQQFDTGLISDYEIVVVDDGSTDATISWLDTEKANLPHVRLFTQNHRGAGAARNLGVENAVGEYIIFIDSDLVVTESFLQSHAQALITAENKLQSDLIFTYGAVINTCNFDNPTSEPYKITDFSAAYFATGNVAIKKKWLIEAGMFDTMFSQYGWEDLELGVRLKRLGLKLIKCPSAVGYHWHPPFNLEQIPQLIEKEIERGKMGVLFYQKHPTYEVKMMIQMTWLHRLLWGILSLGGSLNEKTMKPLLQWLINQGKPQLALEIARIFLNWYNVQGVYDAYKLSKNT, from the coding sequence GTGTTTTTTAGCGTCGTAATTCCTACCTACAATCGTTTACCGATTTTACAAAAATGTCTGAGGGCATTGGAAAACCAACAATTTGATACAGGCTTAATCTCTGATTATGAAATTGTCGTGGTGGATGATGGCTCAACAGATGCGACTATCTCATGGTTAGACACAGAAAAAGCCAATTTACCCCATGTTAGACTATTTACCCAAAATCATCGAGGAGCAGGAGCGGCTCGTAATTTAGGAGTAGAAAATGCCGTTGGTGAGTATATTATCTTTATTGACAGCGATTTAGTAGTGACAGAGAGCTTTTTACAAAGTCACGCTCAAGCCCTAATTACCGCCGAAAACAAATTACAATCTGACTTAATTTTTACCTATGGTGCAGTTATCAATACTTGCAACTTTGACAATCCTACATCAGAACCTTATAAAATTACAGACTTCTCCGCCGCTTATTTTGCGACAGGTAATGTAGCCATCAAAAAAAAGTGGTTAATAGAAGCGGGAATGTTTGATACCATGTTTAGTCAATATGGTTGGGAAGACTTAGAATTAGGCGTAAGACTGAAAAGGCTGGGCTTAAAACTAATTAAATGCCCATCAGCAGTGGGTTATCATTGGCATCCTCCCTTCAATCTCGAACAAATACCCCAATTAATTGAAAAAGAGATAGAAAGAGGCAAAATGGGGGTACTTTTTTATCAGAAACATCCCACCTATGAAGTTAAAATGATGATTCAAATGACATGGTTGCATCGACTATTATGGGGCATTCTTTCCCTTGGCGGTAGCTTAAATGAAAAAACAATGAAACCCCTTTTGCAATGGCTAATTAATCAGGGAAAACCCCAACTAGCCCTTGAAATAGCCCGAATTTTTCTTAATTGGTACAACGTGCAAGGAGTCTATGATGCTTATAAGTTAAGTAAAAACACTTAA